A single Cygnus atratus isolate AKBS03 ecotype Queensland, Australia chromosome 11, CAtr_DNAZoo_HiC_assembly, whole genome shotgun sequence DNA region contains:
- the ARRDC4 gene encoding LOW QUALITY PROTEIN: arrestin domain-containing protein 4 (The sequence of the model RefSeq protein was modified relative to this genomic sequence to represent the inferred CDS: deleted 3 bases in 2 codons) has protein sequence MDTDSLPALPTGASGFSKFVLLRIGNNQPCFYACGRICQRTARRGAAGRPIGAGREAGLGAAGSGGAGRVLKAPTAAAAALPGGGSRDAKMAAAGCGPGGGAVRALALVLQDEARPGGGGYCSGDTVRGRVLLELARPLPLRGLRLEAAGRARVAWGEAAAGSGGGGGGGGAVPGRACGAAAGPVGPRREAEVRYLDVRQSLLREPRGGEENLVLLDGRHEFPFSFQLPQEPLVTSFTGKYGSIQYYVKAILERPAAPDQSVQTELQVISHVDVNSPALLTPVLRSQEKMVGCWFFTSGPVSLSAKIERKGYCNGEAIPIYAEIENCSSRLIVPKAAIFQTQTYLASGKTKSFRQMVANVRGNHIASGSTDTWNGKTLKIPPVSPSILDCCIIRVEYSLAVYIHIPGAKKLMIEMPLVIGTIPCISFSSRNSSITSQFSVDMSWLALTLPEHPEAPPNYADVVSEEEFSRHVPAYPPPIDCEEQLCCPVFAYIQEFRFQPPPLYSEVDPHPTDVEEVQPVSFML, from the exons ATGGACACAGATAGCCTTCCCGCTCTTCCTACAGGCGCCAGCGGCTTTTCTAAATTTGTACTGCTAAGAATTGGGAATAACCAGCCTTGCTTTTATGCTTGTGGGCGGATTTGTCAA CGAACGGCGAggcggggagccgcggggcgACCAATCGGAGCCgggcgggag gcggggctcGGCGCTGCGGGCTCCGGCGGAGCCGGGCGGGTTTTAAAGGCACCgacggcggcggccgcggccctgccc gggggggggagccgggacgccaagatggcggcggccggctgcgggcccggcggcggggcggtgCGGGCGCtggccctggtgctgcaggacgaggcgcggccgggcggcggcggctaCTGCAGCGGGGACACGGTGCGCGGccgggtgctgctggagctggcgAGACCGCTGCCGCTCCGCGGGCTGCGCCTGGAGGccgcgggccgggcccgggTGGCGtggggcgaggcggcggcgggcagcggcggaggaggaggaggaggaggagcggtCCCCGGGAGAGcctgcggggcggcggcggggccggtgGGGCCGCGAAGGGAGGCGGAGGTGCGGTACCTGGACGTCCGGCAGAGCCTGCTGCGGGAGCCGCGCGGAg GTGAGGAAAACTTAGTTCTTTTAGATGGAAGACATGAATTTCCCTTCAGCTTTCAACTCCCACAAGA GCCTCTGGTGACCTCTTTCACTGGGAAGTATGGCAGTATTCAGTACTATGTGAAAGCAATTCTGGAAAGACCTGCAGCACCTGATCAAAGTGTACAGACAGAGCTTCAGGTCATTAGCCATGTCGACGTCAACTCACCAGCTTTATTG ACACCTGTTCTAAGAAGTCAGGAGAAGATggttggttgttggtttttcaCCTCTGGGCCAGTGTCTCTGAGTGCCAAAATTGAGAGGAAGGGATACTGTAATG ggGAAGCCATACCAATCTATGCAGAAATTGAGAATTGCTCTTCCCGCTTGATTGTTCCTAAAGCTGCCATTTTCCAGACGCAAACTTACCTGGCCAGCGGGAAGACAAAAAGTTTCCGTCAGATGGTTGCCAATGTGCGAGGAAACCATATTGCCTCAGGGAGTACAGACACCTGGAATGGGAAAACTCTGAAAATCCCACCTGTGTCCCCCTCTATCCTTGACTGCTGTATTATTCGAGTAGAATATTCATTAGCT GTGTATATTCATATTCCTGGTGCTAAGAAATTGATGATTGAAATGCCTCTAGTGATTGGCACTATTCCATGTATTAGCTTTTCAAGCAGAAACTCCAGCATTACCAGCCAGTTTAGCGTGGATATGAGTTGGCTGGCGTTAACCCTACCAGAACACCCTGAAG CACCACCAAATTATGCTGATGTAGTGTCTGAGGAGGAGTTTTCCAGACATGTTCCTGCTTATCCACCACCAATTGACTGTGAGGAACAATTGTGTTGTCCTGTGTTTGCTTACATACAAGAGTTCCGGTTTCAGCCTCCACCTCTTTATtcagag GTTGATCCACATCCAACTGATGTAGAAGAAGTTCAGCCTGTTTCATTCATGCTTTGA